One genomic region from Chthonomonas calidirosea T49 encodes:
- the flhA gene encoding flagellar biosynthesis protein FlhA, translating into MTSAPSSLSQGFASFLQRITRSADMVLAILFILVLGMLIVPLPEWLLDLLLVVDIGGSALILLSAFYTVEPLQFSIFPSLLLIMTLFRLALDVAATKLILGTGHAGEVISAFGKFVVGGNYIVGIIAFLILVVVQFVVITNGAGRVAEVAARFTLDAMPGKQMAIDADLNAGLINEEQAKERRKQIELEADFYGAMDGASKFVRGDAIAAILIIIINIVGGFALGLSRGGDVMSVLQSYTLLTIGEGLVSQIPALLISTATGLIVTRAGSEKPIAQAFFQQLFQGTRPLILVSGLMALLALLPGFPKLQLLFLAAAAGGGALFLTRRAEEEQKRALKESEKQKLAASAAPKGPEAVLPLLNVETIELELGSGLVPLALPEEGGDLADRIGGVRKQIAMELGIVLPTVRIRDNLQLRPNQYQIKIKGAPVASHELLLGYILALDTGMVRQQFEGIPTTEPAMGTPAIWINRSLKDRAELAGYITVDPATVLVTHLTEVIKAHAAELLTRQETQKLVDQVRKRDEAVVNELIPNVLTLGEVQKVLQSLLKERVGIRDLTTILETLADYAPRTRDIDALNEFVRGALARQICRQYQDEDGVLRVITLAASLEQELRGAVQPTPTGLMLAIDPHLAQALLRSLKEQMDQASEEGHVPVLLCSGQIRLPLKRLIERSLPHLAVLAYTEIVPGVDVEVVGTVDVTLSLSGTT; encoded by the coding sequence ATGACCTCGGCCCCCTCTTCACTCTCACAAGGTTTTGCTTCTTTCCTCCAGCGGATCACGCGCAGTGCCGATATGGTACTGGCCATTCTGTTCATTTTGGTGCTCGGCATGCTCATCGTGCCGCTGCCTGAATGGCTGCTGGACCTGCTCTTGGTGGTGGATATCGGAGGCTCTGCCCTTATTCTCTTGTCAGCCTTCTACACGGTAGAGCCGCTTCAGTTCAGCATCTTTCCGTCGCTACTGCTGATCATGACGCTCTTTCGCTTGGCTCTCGATGTGGCCGCCACGAAACTGATTTTGGGTACCGGCCATGCCGGTGAGGTGATCTCGGCTTTCGGAAAGTTCGTGGTGGGTGGCAACTACATTGTGGGCATTATCGCTTTTCTAATTCTTGTGGTGGTGCAGTTTGTGGTGATCACCAACGGTGCTGGGCGCGTGGCGGAAGTGGCCGCCCGTTTTACTTTGGATGCCATGCCCGGCAAACAGATGGCCATTGATGCCGACCTCAATGCGGGGCTGATCAACGAGGAGCAGGCGAAAGAACGACGGAAGCAGATCGAGCTAGAGGCCGATTTTTATGGGGCAATGGACGGTGCGAGCAAGTTTGTGCGAGGCGATGCCATCGCCGCTATCTTGATCATTATCATCAATATTGTAGGTGGGTTTGCTTTGGGGTTGAGCCGTGGAGGCGACGTGATGAGTGTTCTGCAGTCCTATACCCTACTCACCATTGGTGAAGGACTCGTCAGCCAAATTCCTGCACTCTTGATCTCCACCGCGACAGGCCTCATCGTCACACGGGCTGGCTCTGAAAAACCGATCGCTCAGGCCTTTTTCCAGCAGCTGTTTCAAGGCACACGCCCTCTCATCCTTGTCTCCGGTCTAATGGCTCTGTTGGCGTTATTACCGGGCTTTCCTAAGCTTCAACTGCTCTTCTTGGCGGCGGCTGCCGGCGGTGGCGCTCTCTTCTTAACGCGGCGCGCGGAGGAAGAGCAGAAACGCGCGCTGAAAGAGAGCGAGAAGCAGAAGCTTGCCGCTAGCGCCGCCCCCAAAGGGCCGGAGGCCGTGCTGCCGCTTTTGAATGTAGAGACCATCGAGCTGGAACTCGGCAGCGGGCTGGTGCCTTTAGCGCTTCCAGAGGAGGGCGGCGACTTGGCAGATCGGATAGGAGGGGTGCGCAAGCAGATCGCTATGGAGCTTGGGATTGTACTGCCAACCGTTCGTATTCGAGACAATCTCCAGCTGCGCCCCAATCAATACCAAATTAAGATCAAGGGCGCACCGGTAGCGAGCCATGAGCTGCTCTTAGGCTACATTTTGGCTTTGGATACGGGCATGGTGCGTCAGCAGTTCGAGGGCATTCCCACCACAGAGCCGGCCATGGGGACGCCTGCCATCTGGATCAATCGGTCGCTCAAAGATCGCGCTGAGCTGGCCGGTTACATCACCGTAGATCCGGCTACGGTGCTTGTAACCCATCTTACGGAGGTCATCAAAGCTCACGCGGCCGAGTTGCTCACGCGCCAAGAGACCCAAAAGCTCGTTGATCAGGTACGAAAACGCGATGAGGCCGTTGTAAACGAGTTGATTCCTAACGTTCTAACTCTGGGAGAGGTGCAGAAGGTGCTGCAAAGCCTCTTGAAGGAGCGGGTAGGCATTCGTGACCTCACCACCATTTTGGAGACGCTGGCCGATTACGCTCCTCGCACACGCGATATTGACGCTTTGAACGAGTTTGTGCGGGGGGCGCTTGCGCGGCAGATCTGCCGACAGTATCAGGATGAGGACGGTGTGCTGCGGGTTATCACACTGGCCGCCTCTTTAGAACAGGAGTTGCGAGGTGCCGTTCAGCCTACCCCGACCGGCCTTATGCTCGCCATCGATCCTCACCTCGCTCAAGCTCTCTTACGGAGTTTGAAGGAGCAGATGGACCAGGCTTCTGAGGAGGGGCATGTGCCGGTTTTGCTCTGTTCGGGCCAGATCCGTCTGCCTTTAAAGAGGCTGATCGAACGCAGCCTGCCTCACTTGGCCGTTTTGGCTTACACCGAGATCGTGCCAGGCGTTGATGTGGAAGTTGTGGGCACCGTTGATGTGACTCTTAGTCTCAGTGGAACTACATAG
- the uvrA gene encoding excinuclease ABC subunit UvrA, translating to MEPTVSLLQGAKPEESPLPENGGDSQANPSRSVVTGAFQSTAASSFIRIRGARQNNLKNIDLDIPRDKLVVITGLSGSGKSSLAFDTLYAEGQRRYVESLSAYARQFLGLQEKPDVDQIDGLSPAVSIDQKSTSKNPRSTVGTVTEVYDYLRLLFARIGVPHDPKTGQPLSKQSLEEMIDRVLALPEGSRVQILAPIVRGRKGEYRKELEEIRKEGFTRARIDGETVDLSEEIPSLERYKQHTIEIVIDRLVIREGIRTRVADSMEQALKRGKGVVVVHVLAQEGQSEQELRFSEKFSSDEEGFNFDEIEPRLFSFNSPYGACPECHGLGFMQEFDPQLIAPDRRLSIHQGALRPFTPKSGTGGLHDYQRSLFEAAARRLGFTLDTPLNALSESQFHALMYGVEGNVTVEFRNRWGRVRHFDTEFPGVIPMLERRLQETSSDLVREELAQYQSERPCPACRGKRLKPEALCVLVGGKNIAELCAMPLDKLQAFFDQLTLSDREAMIARQIIREIKARLGFLLNVGLDYLTLDRSARTLAGGEAQRIRLATQIGSGLMGVLYILDEPSIGLHQRDNTRLINTLKSLRDLGNTVLVVEHDQETMEAADWIIDIGPGAGEHGGQVVAQGTIEDIRCHPTSITGQYLSGRRRIAVPEQRRAPKEAWLELIGARQHNLKNVTLRVPLGLFVVVTGVSGSGKSTLIQETLYPLLMHHIYGTHAVWGAYEAIRGLEFVDKVVDIDQAPIGRTPRSNPATYTGAFDLIRDLFSRTPDARMRGYEPGRFSFNVKGGRCENCKGDGILKIEMQFLPDVYIPCEVCKGKRYNRETLEVKYRGKSIADVLDMTVSEALQLFENLPPLVRKLKTLHDVGLDYIRLGQPATTLSGGEAQRVKLATELAKRPTGRTIYILDEPTTGLHFADVEKLIGVLNRLVDAGNTVLVIEHNLDVIKTADWVVDLGPEGGDAGGRIIAEGPPEKVAEVPESHTGRYLRKVLGLDG from the coding sequence ATGGAACCGACGGTATCGCTGCTGCAGGGGGCAAAGCCCGAAGAGTCTCCGTTGCCAGAAAATGGAGGAGACAGCCAGGCCAATCCATCCCGATCAGTTGTTACAGGTGCGTTCCAGAGCACTGCTGCCAGCAGTTTCATTCGTATTCGTGGAGCGCGTCAAAACAACCTTAAAAACATCGATCTCGACATCCCTCGTGATAAGTTGGTGGTGATAACCGGCCTGAGTGGGTCGGGAAAATCCTCCTTAGCCTTCGATACCCTCTATGCTGAAGGGCAGCGCCGTTATGTAGAAAGCCTCTCGGCGTATGCCCGCCAGTTTCTCGGTCTTCAGGAGAAACCGGATGTAGACCAGATTGATGGGCTCAGCCCTGCCGTCTCGATAGACCAGAAGTCCACCAGTAAGAACCCTCGATCTACCGTCGGCACGGTTACGGAGGTTTACGACTATCTTCGCCTCCTATTTGCGCGCATTGGGGTTCCTCACGACCCCAAAACCGGCCAGCCGCTCAGCAAGCAATCTCTTGAGGAGATGATAGACCGTGTGCTTGCCCTACCGGAGGGCAGCCGTGTGCAGATACTTGCCCCCATTGTACGTGGGCGTAAGGGGGAGTACCGTAAGGAGCTCGAGGAGATTCGAAAGGAGGGCTTTACCCGTGCCCGCATTGATGGGGAGACCGTAGACCTCAGCGAGGAGATACCCTCTCTGGAACGCTATAAGCAGCACACCATTGAGATCGTCATTGATCGATTGGTCATTCGGGAGGGCATTCGTACACGCGTTGCCGACTCGATGGAGCAGGCTTTGAAGCGTGGCAAGGGCGTCGTCGTGGTTCATGTGTTGGCTCAAGAGGGGCAGTCGGAGCAGGAGCTGCGTTTCAGCGAAAAGTTTTCATCGGATGAAGAGGGCTTTAACTTTGACGAGATCGAGCCACGTCTCTTTTCTTTCAACTCGCCCTATGGCGCCTGTCCAGAATGCCATGGATTAGGCTTTATGCAGGAGTTCGACCCCCAGCTTATTGCACCCGATCGCCGCCTTTCCATTCATCAAGGGGCGCTTCGGCCCTTCACACCAAAATCGGGCACGGGCGGTCTGCACGATTATCAGCGAAGCCTGTTTGAGGCCGCGGCACGCCGACTTGGCTTCACGCTGGATACACCTCTTAATGCGCTCTCCGAGTCGCAGTTTCATGCGCTCATGTACGGTGTAGAGGGCAATGTAACGGTGGAGTTCAGAAATCGGTGGGGGCGGGTTCGCCATTTCGATACCGAGTTCCCCGGCGTTATCCCCATGTTGGAGCGGCGGCTACAGGAGACAAGCAGTGACCTTGTTCGTGAGGAACTTGCGCAGTATCAGAGTGAGCGACCCTGCCCTGCCTGCCGAGGAAAACGGCTCAAGCCCGAAGCCCTCTGCGTGCTTGTAGGCGGCAAGAACATCGCGGAGCTATGCGCAATGCCGTTAGATAAGCTGCAGGCCTTTTTCGACCAGCTCACGCTTTCCGACAGAGAGGCGATGATCGCACGTCAGATTATTCGTGAGATCAAGGCACGACTAGGGTTCCTATTGAATGTGGGGCTAGACTATCTTACACTGGATAGGAGTGCCCGCACTTTGGCGGGAGGGGAGGCTCAGCGTATTCGCCTCGCAACCCAGATCGGTTCGGGCCTTATGGGAGTGCTCTACATTCTCGACGAGCCCTCCATCGGCCTGCATCAGCGGGATAACACGCGGTTAATTAACACCCTCAAAAGCCTAAGAGATCTCGGTAACACGGTGCTTGTGGTCGAACACGATCAGGAGACGATGGAGGCGGCCGACTGGATTATTGACATTGGCCCCGGTGCCGGCGAACATGGTGGGCAGGTAGTAGCGCAGGGAACGATTGAGGATATTCGCTGTCATCCTACCTCTATCACCGGCCAGTATCTCAGCGGCCGCCGTCGCATTGCCGTGCCGGAACAGCGCCGTGCGCCCAAAGAGGCTTGGTTGGAGCTGATAGGCGCTCGCCAGCACAACCTCAAAAATGTAACGCTTCGCGTGCCGCTAGGTCTTTTTGTGGTGGTAACCGGAGTCAGTGGCAGCGGGAAATCAACCCTCATCCAAGAGACCCTCTACCCGCTGCTCATGCACCATATCTATGGTACGCACGCAGTGTGGGGGGCGTACGAAGCGATCCGTGGTTTAGAGTTTGTGGATAAGGTTGTAGATATTGACCAAGCGCCCATCGGACGTACCCCCCGCTCTAATCCCGCCACCTACACGGGCGCCTTCGATCTGATTCGCGATCTCTTCAGCCGCACGCCAGATGCGCGAATGCGCGGCTATGAGCCTGGTCGCTTTTCTTTCAATGTGAAAGGTGGGCGCTGTGAAAACTGTAAGGGAGATGGCATTCTCAAGATAGAAATGCAGTTTCTGCCAGACGTCTATATTCCCTGTGAAGTCTGTAAGGGCAAACGTTACAACCGTGAAACACTTGAGGTGAAGTATCGCGGGAAATCTATTGCCGATGTGCTCGATATGACGGTATCGGAAGCCCTACAGCTTTTTGAGAATCTGCCGCCTTTGGTGCGGAAGCTCAAAACGCTGCACGATGTTGGGCTGGACTATATTCGGCTTGGGCAGCCGGCGACCACTCTTTCCGGTGGTGAGGCTCAGCGCGTGAAGCTCGCCACCGAATTGGCCAAGAGGCCAACCGGCCGTACCATCTATATTCTTGATGAGCCGACGACCGGTCTTCATTTCGCCGATGTGGAGAAGCTTATCGGTGTGTTGAATCGGTTGGTAGATGCCGGCAACACCGTTTTGGTTATTGAGCACAACCTCGATGTCATCAAAACAGCGGATTGGGTTGTGGACTTGGGGCCGGAGGGAGGCGATGCCGGTGGACGCATTATTGCCGAAGGACCGCCGGAGAAGGTAGCTGAAGTGCCCGAAAGCCACACCGGCCGCTATTTGCGTAAGGTGTTAGGCCTAGATGGATAG
- a CDS encoding cyclic-di-AMP receptor: MKLVITVVHDRDKNRITEALLRNGFQFTKIASTGGFLREGNVTLLIGVESKDVDKVIDVIGESCKTREQFVNVLPPDAAPVGTFMPSPVKVLVGGAVCFVLDVERFERF; encoded by the coding sequence ATGAAATTGGTTATTACGGTTGTCCACGATCGTGATAAGAATCGAATTACCGAGGCGCTTCTGCGCAACGGCTTTCAATTTACCAAGATTGCCAGCACAGGCGGGTTTCTTCGAGAAGGCAACGTAACACTGCTGATCGGTGTCGAGTCCAAAGATGTAGATAAAGTCATTGATGTGATCGGGGAGAGCTGCAAAACACGGGAGCAGTTTGTTAACGTGCTTCCCCCCGATGCGGCGCCCGTAGGCACCTTTATGCCGAGCCCAGTAAAGGTGTTGGTAGGCGGTGCGGTCTGTTTTGTGCTCGATGTCGAACGTTTTGAACGTTTTTAA
- the tmk gene encoding dTMP kinase: MLSNGRLITFEGIDGAGKSTQLSLLRQVLQQKGYEVLVTREPGGDAVGEEVRRLLLQQCMVPRAELLLFLASRAQNTEVVIRPALASGIIVLCDRYIDSSVAYQGYGRDLHPETIEQLNNFATNSLVPDLTILLDLPPEIGLERQTQKNRMEEAGLTFLQRVREGYLLLAQKYPERIRTLDARRPPEEIHREVCTLVFELLAGRTMETRGSKV; encoded by the coding sequence ATGCTGTCCAACGGCCGGCTCATTACGTTTGAAGGGATTGATGGCGCAGGAAAGAGCACGCAGCTCTCTCTCCTGCGCCAAGTGCTACAGCAGAAAGGTTATGAGGTGTTGGTAACCCGCGAACCAGGCGGGGATGCCGTCGGCGAGGAGGTGCGACGTCTCTTACTGCAGCAATGCATGGTTCCTCGCGCCGAACTCCTGCTATTTCTCGCCTCTCGCGCCCAAAACACCGAGGTCGTTATTCGCCCCGCCCTTGCTTCTGGTATCATAGTTTTGTGCGACCGCTACATCGATTCGAGTGTGGCCTATCAAGGCTATGGCAGAGACCTCCATCCAGAGACCATAGAGCAGCTCAACAACTTCGCTACGAACTCGCTTGTGCCCGACCTTACCATACTGCTCGATCTGCCGCCGGAGATCGGCTTGGAGCGCCAAACGCAGAAAAATCGCATGGAGGAAGCAGGCCTAACGTTCCTACAGCGTGTTCGCGAAGGGTATCTGCTGTTGGCACAAAAGTATCCTGAGCGCATCCGCACCCTCGACGCCCGTCGGCCTCCCGAGGAGATACATCGGGAAGTATGCACACTTGTTTTCGAGCTATTGGCCGGTCGCACCATGGAAACACGAGGTAGCAAAGTATGA
- a CDS encoding glycoside hydrolase family 57 protein produces the protein MTLVTFFFFAHQPFRLSAYEQRGSHRDLAPEKFYDTYFDDTLNRQIFHRVAEKCYYPASRLLLELIREHKDTEKPFKFAFGLSGTLLEQAQRYDPGVIALWQELAATGCVEFTGETYYHSLSSLFPGDKTEFHEQCRLHADTIERLFGRRPTVFRNTECLYNDSVAWHVQQMGYQGIITEGVDWVLEGWRSPDFVYEAPCGLPVLLRNYRLSDDIAYRFPNRHWDQWPLDAEKFAFWLSTNTDMNVLLAMDYEAFGEHIWADTGIFDFLRNLPGAIKRHPQLEFVTPTEAIHRLPRVGTIHVHDFATISWADKERDTSAWLGNEMQQFAFEEIKRMEKPIRATGHPEFLRTWRLLQTSDHLYYLSTKALSDGDVHQYFSAYGSLFEAFIRLQTALSDLLHRAERYVEQGSSAP, from the coding sequence GTGACCCTTGTCACCTTCTTTTTTTTCGCTCATCAACCGTTTCGTCTTAGCGCGTATGAGCAGCGCGGTTCACATCGCGACCTGGCTCCAGAGAAGTTTTACGATACCTACTTTGACGATACTCTGAACCGACAGATATTTCACCGTGTTGCCGAAAAATGCTACTACCCGGCTTCCAGGCTCCTGCTAGAGCTTATTCGTGAGCACAAGGACACGGAAAAACCGTTTAAGTTTGCTTTTGGGCTCTCCGGGACGCTTTTAGAGCAGGCTCAACGCTACGATCCAGGGGTTATTGCGCTTTGGCAAGAGCTTGCGGCCACCGGTTGTGTGGAGTTCACCGGTGAGACCTACTACCACTCCTTAAGTAGCCTTTTCCCTGGAGATAAGACCGAGTTCCATGAGCAGTGTCGGCTTCATGCCGACACCATCGAGAGACTATTTGGCAGACGTCCCACCGTTTTTCGCAACACGGAGTGCCTTTACAACGACTCGGTAGCATGGCATGTACAACAAATGGGCTATCAGGGCATTATCACGGAGGGCGTGGACTGGGTTTTGGAGGGATGGCGCTCGCCGGATTTCGTCTATGAAGCGCCCTGTGGCCTGCCCGTGCTGCTGCGAAACTACCGCCTCTCCGACGATATTGCCTATCGTTTTCCAAACCGTCATTGGGATCAGTGGCCTTTAGATGCCGAAAAGTTTGCCTTCTGGCTCTCTACCAACACCGATATGAACGTGCTCTTGGCTATGGACTACGAGGCTTTCGGAGAGCACATCTGGGCGGATACGGGCATCTTCGACTTTCTGCGCAATCTTCCTGGAGCCATTAAGCGTCACCCGCAACTCGAGTTTGTCACGCCCACAGAGGCCATTCATCGTCTGCCTCGCGTGGGTACCATCCACGTCCACGATTTCGCAACCATTTCATGGGCAGACAAAGAGCGCGATACCTCCGCTTGGTTGGGCAATGAGATGCAACAGTTTGCTTTTGAAGAGATCAAGCGCATGGAGAAGCCCATTCGTGCCACGGGCCACCCAGAGTTTTTGCGCACTTGGCGCCTGCTGCAGACAAGCGACCATCTCTACTACCTTTCAACAAAAGCCCTGAGCGATGGAGATGTCCATCAGTACTTTAGTGCCTACGGCTCCCTCTTTGAGGCTTTTATACGCCTCCAAACGGCCTTAAGTGACCTGCTTCATCGGGCAGAGCGTTATGTCGAGCAAGGCTCCTCGGCTCCTTAA